The Psychrobacillus sp. FSL K6-2836 nucleotide sequence GCAGAAGCAGTTCGTTTAGGCGATTTAAATAATGAAACAAAGTTCGCATTAGAGAAATTCGGTTTCGGCACGCCAAGACTTATAGAAAACGTATCAACAGAAGCGAGAAAGGTGATTTTAGTTGATCACAATGAAAAACAACAAAGTGCAGATGGTATCGAAGAGGTTCTAGTAACAGAGGTAATCGATCACCACCGTATTGCAAATTTTGAAACAGCTGATCCACTATACTACCGCGCAGAGCCAGTAGGTTGTACAGCTACTATTATAAATAAAATCTATAAAGAAAAAGGCGTAGAAGTACCTGCAAATATTGCAGGATTAATGCTATCTGCAATTGTTTCAGACACATTATTATTTAAATCACCTACTTGCACAGAGGAAGATATAGCTGCTGCAAGAGAGTTAGAGGAAATTGCTGGAGTGGGTGTTGAAGAGTACGGTCTTGCAATGCTAAAAGCAGGAGCAGATTTGAGTGATAAGAGCTTAGAGGACCTACTTACGCTAGATGCGAAAGAGTTTGGTATGGGTGAGTCTAAGGTAATCATTGCACAAGTAAACGCAGTAGACGTCAATGATGTGATGAATCGTCAAGCGGAACTAGAAGAGTTAATAACTCGTGAAATCCAAGAAAAAGAATTAGATCTATTTTTCTTTGTCGTAACAGATATCCTTAATAACGACTCCGTAGCATTAGCTCTTGGAAAACTAGCATTAAAAGCAGAAGCTGCATTCAGCGTAAAATTTGAAAACAATACAGCTCTTCTAAAAGGTGTAGTATCTCGTAAAAAACAAGTAGTACCAGCCTTAACAGAAGCTTTAACAGAATAAGAAAAACTAAAAAACGATGCAATTTGCATCGTTTTTTCTATATCATAGAGTATTTCATCTATTTATTGTATTGATGCTGGCAATATCCGCATACGTACTACATGGCAACCACACATCAATATAGAAAGTCACACTTTAGACTGGTTTTTAATGTCGGGTAGCATTTTACTTGCTTTGATATGTCGTTTATTTGCGCTCAGGGAGAAATTACTTGCTTTACTCCCACGTTACTTGAGCTGGATGGCTATATACTTGCTGAAGAAGGGGTTTTACTTGTGAAACGGAATATTTATCCAATATGAATGTACCTCTGTCAATCAATAGAATGTGTTATTTTCACATATAAAGACGGACCATCTAAGCCGACAAGCAGTAATTTTGAATTCAAGATTTAATCCTATTACAATGTAGAAGAGGTGATGATGAAAATGAAAATTGAAGTTTGGTCCGATTTCGTATGTCCTTTTTGTTATATCGGTAAAAGAAGATTAGAAGAAGCTTTAGAAAAAACCGGTTTTAATTCACAAGCACAAGTAGAGTTTAAAAGCTTTGAATTAGATCCAAATACACCAAAACAATCTGATAGAACTATGTATGAAGTGCTTGCAGAAAAATATGGTTCTACTGTGGAAGCTGCTAAAACGATGACGGCTGGAGTAGTAGAACAAGCAAAAACTGTAGGGCTAGATTATAATTTTGAAGCAATGAAGCCTGCCAATACTTTAGATGCACATCGATTAGTAAAATGGGCATCTGCACAAGGTAAAGCAAAAGAAGCAAATGAGTTATTGCTACATGCATACTTTATCGAGGGTAAAGAGATTGGAAATAATGATGTACTTCTTGATCTGATCGAATCACTTGATCTATCTAGAGAAGAAGCAGAAAAAGTCTTGAACTC carries:
- a CDS encoding manganese-dependent inorganic pyrophosphatase, encoding MEKVLVFGHKNPDTDTITSAIVYAHLKNQIGVEAEAVRLGDLNNETKFALEKFGFGTPRLIENVSTEARKVILVDHNEKQQSADGIEEVLVTEVIDHHRIANFETADPLYYRAEPVGCTATIINKIYKEKGVEVPANIAGLMLSAIVSDTLLFKSPTCTEEDIAAARELEEIAGVGVEEYGLAMLKAGADLSDKSLEDLLTLDAKEFGMGESKVIIAQVNAVDVNDVMNRQAELEELITREIQEKELDLFFFVVTDILNNDSVALALGKLALKAEAAFSVKFENNTALLKGVVSRKKQVVPALTEALTE
- a CDS encoding DsbA family oxidoreductase, whose amino-acid sequence is MKIEVWSDFVCPFCYIGKRRLEEALEKTGFNSQAQVEFKSFELDPNTPKQSDRTMYEVLAEKYGSTVEAAKTMTAGVVEQAKTVGLDYNFEAMKPANTLDAHRLVKWASAQGKAKEANELLLHAYFIEGKEIGNNDVLLDLIESLDLSREEAEKVLNSKEYLADVRIDIAKAGQIGVRGVPFFVINDKYAISGAQPTETFVGALQKVAEEEGL